Proteins found in one Synechococcus sp. LA31 genomic segment:
- a CDS encoding gamma-glutamylcyclotransferase, which produces MFVYGSLKRHMANHRELQGAAWLCEARIEGLTLHDLGPFPMAIRSSEAGCTITGEVYRVGPKLLAHLDRFEGVPRLYERQLHHLTDGIEAWVYVGHARQVRHSRRIASGVWNGPGNRFKRTTTQSVKSSEDD; this is translated from the coding sequence GTGTTCGTGTACGGCAGCCTCAAACGCCACATGGCCAACCACCGTGAACTACAGGGTGCTGCCTGGCTCTGCGAGGCCCGCATAGAGGGCTTAACGCTGCACGACCTGGGCCCCTTCCCCATGGCGATCCGCAGCAGCGAAGCAGGCTGCACGATTACTGGTGAGGTCTACCGGGTGGGCCCGAAGCTCCTCGCGCACTTGGACCGCTTCGAAGGCGTGCCGAGGCTCTACGAGCGGCAGCTTCACCATCTGACCGATGGCATCGAGGCGTGGGTGTACGTGGGCCACGCGCGGCAGGTGCGTCACAGCCGCCGAATCGCATCAGGGGTGTGGAACGGTCCCGGAAACCGCTTCAAACGTACAACAACACAATCTGTGAAGTCGTCAGAGGATGATTGA
- a CDS encoding phosphoribosyl-AMP cyclohydrolase: MRSRFLQAAPALVLGLSLQGQAAPTVQVLNGNITQAEVVAAQKGWCQALLKISAAYASGGFSQAKATAEAVIDQAYAYQFGPVAFKPTLASGAHTFRATRAGALAYFVGGNPDFPGDKGFAIKPWRSCEVTNQVIQLNGSYANTMGNVSFKDVAGKTTTVDKTWAFMKEPDGSIRIVLHHSSLPFEG; the protein is encoded by the coding sequence TTGCGTTCCAGATTCCTTCAGGCTGCGCCCGCTTTGGTGCTTGGTCTGAGCCTTCAAGGTCAGGCTGCCCCCACGGTTCAAGTGCTCAATGGCAACATCACGCAGGCCGAAGTGGTGGCTGCCCAGAAGGGCTGGTGCCAGGCCCTATTGAAGATTAGTGCTGCCTATGCCAGCGGTGGATTCAGCCAGGCTAAAGCCACTGCAGAGGCTGTAATCGATCAGGCCTATGCCTACCAATTCGGTCCTGTGGCGTTCAAGCCCACCCTTGCTTCAGGAGCGCACACCTTCCGCGCGACCCGCGCTGGCGCCCTGGCCTATTTCGTAGGGGGCAATCCGGATTTCCCTGGCGACAAGGGTTTCGCAATCAAGCCCTGGCGCTCCTGCGAGGTCACCAATCAGGTGATCCAACTGAATGGGAGCTATGCCAACACCATGGGCAATGTGAGCTTCAAGGATGTCGCTGGCAAAACCACCACAGTGGATAAAACCTGGGCCTTCATGAAGGAGCCTGATGGCTCGATCAGGATCGTGTTGCATCACTCCTCGTTGCCATTCGAGGGCTGA
- a CDS encoding Fur family transcriptional regulator, which translates to MRLSRQRRMVLELLWDVKDHLSARDIFEKLNARGRNIGHTSVYQNLEALQSAGVIECLDRASGRLYGYRSDPHSHITCLKTGAIQDLDVELPPELLQRIEEHTGYAIESYTLHLSGRPR; encoded by the coding sequence ATGCGCTTGTCGCGCCAGCGTCGCATGGTGCTTGAGCTGCTCTGGGACGTGAAAGATCACCTCAGCGCCCGCGACATTTTCGAGAAGCTCAATGCCCGTGGCCGCAACATCGGCCACACCTCGGTGTATCAGAACCTCGAGGCCCTGCAGAGCGCCGGGGTAATCGAATGCCTCGATCGAGCCAGTGGCCGGCTCTACGGCTATCGCAGCGATCCCCACAGCCACATCACCTGCCTCAAAACCGGCGCAATTCAGGATCTGGATGTGGAGCTTCCCCCTGAGCTACTCCAGCGCATCGAGGAGCACACCGGCTACGCAATCGAGAGCTACACCCTCCATCTGAGCGGGCGCCCGCGCTGA
- a CDS encoding CBS domain-containing protein: MVVERRVSEVMTTPVRSVSTTTPLQEAVQLMSEHHISGLPVVDESGALVGELTEQDLMVRESGFDAGPYVMLLDAVIYLRNPLNWDKEVHQVLGSTVGELMSKHPHHCSPDTQLPAAARQLHDRSTQRLFVLDAANKPVGVLTRGDVVRALAAA, from the coding sequence ATGGTCGTTGAACGCCGCGTCTCCGAAGTGATGACCACGCCGGTGCGCAGTGTCTCCACCACCACACCGCTTCAGGAGGCGGTGCAACTGATGAGTGAGCACCACATCAGTGGTTTGCCCGTGGTGGATGAGAGCGGAGCCCTGGTGGGCGAGCTCACCGAGCAGGACCTGATGGTTCGCGAGAGCGGCTTTGATGCCGGCCCCTACGTGATGCTGCTTGATGCGGTGATCTACCTGCGCAACCCCCTCAACTGGGATAAGGAAGTGCATCAGGTGCTTGGCAGCACCGTGGGCGAGCTGATGAGCAAGCACCCGCACCACTGCAGCCCCGACACGCAGCTGCCGGCAGCTGCGCGCCAGCTGCACGACCGCAGCACCCAACGGCTGTTTGTTCTCGATGCCGCGAACAAGCCCGTGGGCGTGCTCACCCGCGGGGATGTGGTGCGTGCCCTCGCGGCCGCTTAA
- a CDS encoding NAD-dependent epimerase/dehydratase family protein, which produces MAASFNGSRVKILVMGGTRFVGKPLVAQLLSEGHALTLFTRGNKPVPAGVEHLCGDRSTAEGLAALQGRSFDVIVDSSGRTLDDTRAVIERTGAPSHRFLYVSSAGVYADSELWPLNEDSPTDPQSRHSGKLDTEAWLTAEKIPFTSFRPTYIVGAGNYNPVESWFFDRIVHGRPVPLPGDGSTITQLGHVNDLATAMALSLGVDAAANRIYNCSSVQGITFKGLVAAAARACGKDPGSVEIRSFDPAGLDKKARKAFPLRQAHFLTDVTRVQRELAWTPTYSVEQALVDSYSNDYAKQMPTSPDFSGDEALIG; this is translated from the coding sequence ATGGCCGCCAGTTTCAACGGTTCGCGCGTGAAGATCCTCGTGATGGGCGGCACCCGCTTTGTGGGTAAGCCCCTGGTGGCTCAGCTGCTGAGCGAGGGTCATGCGCTCACCCTGTTCACCCGCGGCAACAAGCCCGTGCCCGCTGGTGTGGAACACCTCTGCGGTGACCGCAGCACCGCCGAAGGCCTGGCCGCCCTACAGGGCCGCAGCTTCGATGTGATCGTGGATAGCTCGGGCCGCACGCTCGACGACACCCGCGCTGTGATCGAGCGCACCGGTGCCCCCAGCCACCGCTTTCTGTATGTGAGCTCCGCCGGCGTTTACGCCGATAGCGAGCTCTGGCCCCTCAACGAAGACTCCCCCACCGATCCCCAGAGCCGCCACAGCGGCAAGCTCGACACCGAGGCCTGGCTCACGGCCGAGAAGATCCCCTTCACCAGTTTCCGCCCCACCTACATCGTGGGCGCCGGCAACTACAACCCTGTGGAGAGCTGGTTCTTCGATCGGATCGTGCACGGCCGGCCGGTGCCCCTGCCCGGCGATGGCAGCACGATCACCCAGCTCGGCCATGTGAACGACCTGGCCACGGCCATGGCCTTGAGCCTGGGCGTGGATGCCGCCGCCAACCGCATCTACAACTGCAGCAGCGTGCAGGGCATCACCTTTAAAGGGCTGGTGGCTGCCGCCGCTCGCGCCTGCGGTAAAGATCCCGGCTCGGTGGAGATTCGCAGCTTCGATCCCGCCGGGCTCGATAAGAAGGCCCGCAAAGCCTTCCCCCTGCGCCAAGCCCACTTCCTCACCGATGTGACCCGTGTGCAGCGCGAACTGGCCTGGACACCCACTTACAGCGTGGAGCAGGCCCTGGTAGATAGCTACAGCAACGATTACGCCAAGCAGATGCCCACCAGCCCTGATTTCTCAGGCGATGAGGCCCTGATCGGCTGA
- the hisA gene encoding 1-(5-phosphoribosyl)-5-[(5-phosphoribosylamino)methylideneamino]imidazole-4-carboxamide isomerase, translating into MQIIPAIDLLDGHCVRLHQGDYDQVTRFNNDPVAQALDWQRQGAQRLHLVDLDGAKTGQPVNDQAVKAITAALSIPVQLGGGVRSAERAEELLACGLDRVILGTVAIEKPELVKELAARHLGKVVVGIDAKDGLVATRGWIETSTVKATELAKSFEGCGVAAIISTDIATDGTLAGPNLEALRAMAEASSIPVIASGGIGRLEDILSLLSIAPLGVEGVIVGRALYDGAVDLAEALEAIGPERLQDAPTSPTGSITV; encoded by the coding sequence ATGCAGATCATCCCCGCCATCGACCTGCTCGACGGCCACTGCGTGCGCCTGCACCAGGGCGACTACGACCAGGTGACCCGCTTCAACAATGACCCCGTGGCCCAGGCGCTCGACTGGCAACGCCAGGGGGCCCAGCGGCTGCACCTGGTGGATCTCGATGGAGCCAAAACCGGCCAACCGGTGAACGATCAGGCGGTGAAGGCGATCACCGCAGCGCTCTCCATCCCGGTGCAACTCGGTGGAGGTGTGCGCAGCGCCGAGCGAGCCGAAGAGCTGTTGGCCTGCGGCCTCGACCGGGTGATCCTCGGCACCGTGGCGATCGAGAAGCCCGAGCTGGTGAAGGAGCTGGCAGCGCGGCACCTCGGCAAGGTGGTGGTGGGCATCGACGCCAAGGACGGCCTGGTGGCCACCCGCGGCTGGATTGAAACCAGCACGGTGAAGGCCACCGAGCTGGCCAAAAGCTTCGAGGGCTGCGGCGTGGCGGCGATCATCAGCACCGACATCGCCACCGATGGAACCCTGGCTGGTCCGAACCTGGAAGCCCTGCGGGCCATGGCGGAAGCCAGCTCGATTCCGGTGATTGCCTCAGGAGGCATCGGCAGGCTCGAAGACATCCTGTCGCTGCTCTCGATTGCACCCCTCGGCGTGGAAGGGGTGATCGTGGGCCGAGCCCTCTATGACGGCGCGGTGGATCTGGCCGAAGCGCTTGAAGCAATTGGTCCGGAACGCTTACAAGACGCACCCACTTCGCCTACGGGTTCTATAACGGTTTAA
- a CDS encoding Nif11-like leader peptide family natural product precursor, with product MSGEEQLRQFITRSKQDPVISQELADCAVEKWGDAHLPLDIDLNKVIQLADRYGYRFDRSDVIRSQCQHLQEFSLFEMNNAFVARRYLARIQCTVEPASTRWAAIDYYRS from the coding sequence ATGAGCGGAGAGGAACAACTCAGGCAGTTCATCACACGATCCAAACAAGATCCTGTGATCAGCCAAGAATTAGCCGATTGCGCCGTTGAGAAATGGGGAGATGCCCATTTACCCCTGGACATTGATCTCAACAAGGTGATTCAGCTAGCCGACCGGTATGGCTATCGCTTCGATCGCTCAGATGTGATCCGCAGTCAATGCCAGCACCTACAGGAGTTTTCCCTGTTCGAAATGAACAATGCATTTGTCGCGAGGCGCTACCTGGCAAGAATTCAATGCACAGTTGAACCAGCCAGCACACGCTGGGCTGCGATCGACTACTACCGGAGCTAG
- a CDS encoding glutathione S-transferase family protein: MALTLYGGARSRASMPRWYMEEKGIAYNWQLLDMEAGEHRQEAFTAINPFGKVPALVDDDPALPGGRLQLFESGAILLYLAERYGGECQNAAERGLAQQWVLFANATLATALFVPSNREREFPRLMEVLDRKLGEGPLMGNSWSVADCAVNAYLAYLPIFFPQIDLSPFPQVQATIAATQQRPAYQHVMGQR; the protein is encoded by the coding sequence ATGGCCCTCACCCTGTACGGCGGTGCCCGCAGCCGCGCCTCGATGCCGCGCTGGTACATGGAGGAAAAAGGGATTGCCTACAACTGGCAGCTGCTCGACATGGAAGCCGGAGAGCACCGCCAGGAAGCCTTCACAGCCATCAATCCCTTCGGCAAGGTGCCGGCCCTGGTCGACGACGACCCCGCCCTTCCCGGCGGCCGCCTGCAGCTGTTTGAAAGCGGAGCGATCCTGCTGTATCTGGCCGAGCGCTATGGCGGCGAATGCCAGAACGCGGCTGAGCGGGGGCTAGCGCAGCAGTGGGTGCTGTTTGCCAATGCCACCTTGGCCACGGCGCTGTTCGTGCCCTCCAACCGCGAGCGCGAATTTCCGCGGCTGATGGAGGTGCTGGATCGCAAGCTCGGCGAGGGGCCGCTGATGGGCAACAGCTGGAGCGTGGCCGACTGTGCCGTGAACGCCTACCTCGCCTACCTGCCGATCTTCTTCCCCCAGATCGACCTCAGCCCCTTCCCCCAGGTGCAGGCCACGATCGCGGCCACCCAGCAGCGCCCCGCGTACCAACACGTGATGGGTCAGCGCTGA
- a CDS encoding sulfatase-like hydrolase/transferase, translating into MPNTQLRGNIGDAGMQIKPSKDVKSVYKLLQQKQSKLNDQDLLLTKDYISVAKDIGIKTLDSKKDIRRAARSIHQSEEATDQPQNLVIFIRDQVKPEDLWLPRNWAKENLPTRQWLLDNGLSFENSFTNTAMCSSARATFFTGKYPAQHELDLLLSDIENPILDSEVQLNPDLPTLGTVLGDLGYDVSFFGKTHLSKTFTTVDDEVVYQDMTEYDFEGWQGPDAGQDMDPKNAGGGYADNDTRFISEATSWLDNRINSGNTKPFAMVVSLVNPHDVLSYPLSWGEGDPETYFGYSEDIIEGDINILPPTVDEPIRGSMSANGYDFSGNYKPQIQREWLLAQAGGQPLPTDELKLNYLNFYGNLMKIADSQMGEVINTLAKQGEVNNTMFVSTADHGEMGMSHGGMVQKMFNAYEESIRVPMIWSNPRYFKGGQKSKALVSLVDFLPTVANFYGSSEDQINNYQLSGVDYSSILKRASRRSKLDHEAKDVQSSVLYTYDDIYAGQDPRNSIPQGAWDHGLLPGPNRLQAVRTKDFKYARYYSEDKTYEPKNWQGELYDLRPGGGDYYPNIDPITGQLNPFKAAPLELKNLDPKAEALRVLQGEEPIATRRQKRAYKQMSNLLDSEINEKLQPLLPQESKEPTFFRYRGGSSQNSAYDLGDPIIRLIPATNGSQNLEVAFNTRAGQSYNIVSIEQALNNGAVTIQDTGTLLSNIVGTNGPTYHYLTGLSGDLSLANFAIEWIGGYVPLETIG; encoded by the coding sequence ATGCCCAACACCCAATTGCGCGGGAACATCGGCGATGCAGGCATGCAGATCAAACCTTCCAAGGACGTGAAATCGGTCTATAAGCTGCTCCAACAAAAGCAGAGCAAGCTTAACGATCAGGATCTACTCCTAACAAAGGATTATATCAGTGTCGCCAAAGATATCGGCATTAAAACGCTTGATAGCAAAAAGGATATTCGCAGAGCTGCCCGCTCCATTCATCAATCCGAGGAGGCAACAGACCAGCCACAAAACCTTGTGATTTTCATCAGAGATCAGGTCAAACCAGAAGACCTATGGCTGCCGCGCAATTGGGCCAAGGAGAACCTGCCCACACGGCAATGGCTACTCGACAATGGCCTCTCATTCGAAAACTCCTTCACCAATACGGCGATGTGCTCGTCGGCGAGGGCGACTTTCTTTACAGGCAAATATCCAGCTCAGCACGAGCTTGACCTGCTGTTGAGCGATATAGAGAATCCAATTCTAGATTCTGAGGTTCAGCTGAATCCAGACCTACCAACACTCGGCACGGTTCTGGGTGACCTCGGTTATGACGTGTCATTCTTTGGCAAGACACATCTCAGCAAAACATTCACGACGGTTGACGACGAAGTCGTCTACCAGGACATGACTGAGTACGACTTTGAGGGCTGGCAAGGCCCCGATGCCGGGCAAGACATGGATCCGAAGAACGCTGGCGGCGGCTATGCCGATAACGACACGCGTTTCATCAGCGAAGCAACAAGCTGGCTCGATAACCGAATCAACTCTGGCAACACGAAACCGTTTGCCATGGTGGTGTCTCTTGTCAACCCGCACGACGTGCTCTCATACCCACTCAGCTGGGGTGAAGGAGATCCAGAGACCTATTTTGGCTACTCGGAAGACATCATCGAAGGAGATATCAACATCCTACCGCCAACAGTGGATGAACCGATCAGAGGATCAATGAGTGCTAACGGGTACGACTTTTCAGGCAACTACAAACCACAGATTCAGCGAGAGTGGCTGCTTGCTCAAGCGGGAGGGCAACCACTTCCTACCGACGAGCTGAAGCTCAACTATCTAAATTTCTACGGTAATCTGATGAAGATTGCCGACAGTCAGATGGGAGAAGTAATCAATACACTTGCCAAGCAAGGCGAAGTCAACAATACGATGTTTGTAAGCACTGCCGACCATGGCGAGATGGGGATGTCTCACGGCGGCATGGTGCAGAAGATGTTCAACGCCTATGAGGAGTCGATCCGGGTGCCCATGATCTGGTCCAATCCTCGTTATTTCAAAGGTGGGCAGAAATCGAAAGCACTAGTCTCGCTGGTCGATTTTCTGCCAACCGTAGCCAACTTCTACGGATCCAGCGAGGATCAGATCAACAATTATCAGCTGAGTGGCGTCGACTACTCATCCATTCTGAAGCGAGCATCCAGACGATCAAAACTCGATCATGAAGCCAAGGATGTTCAGTCGTCTGTTCTCTACACATACGACGATATTTATGCAGGGCAAGACCCTCGCAACTCCATCCCCCAAGGAGCCTGGGACCACGGACTCCTACCAGGCCCCAACAGACTGCAGGCCGTGCGCACCAAAGACTTTAAGTACGCTAGATATTACTCAGAAGACAAGACTTACGAACCCAAGAACTGGCAAGGGGAGCTTTATGACTTGCGCCCTGGTGGCGGCGACTACTACCCAAACATCGATCCGATTACAGGACAACTGAACCCCTTCAAAGCAGCTCCACTAGAGCTGAAGAATCTGGATCCAAAGGCAGAAGCCTTACGGGTGCTGCAAGGCGAAGAACCCATTGCAACGAGGCGACAGAAAAGGGCGTACAAACAGATGTCCAACCTGCTGGACAGCGAGATCAACGAGAAACTCCAACCGCTGTTGCCGCAAGAATCCAAGGAGCCAACCTTCTTCCGCTATCGCGGCGGTTCATCCCAGAATTCAGCCTACGACTTGGGAGATCCGATCATCAGGCTGATTCCAGCTACCAACGGCAGCCAGAATCTTGAAGTGGCGTTCAACACAAGGGCAGGACAGAGCTACAACATCGTGTCGATCGAACAAGCACTCAACAACGGCGCCGTGACGATTCAGGACACAGGCACGCTTCTCTCGAACATTGTTGGAACCAATGGCCCCACATACCACTACCTAACAGGACTCTCGGGCGATCTCAGCCTCGCGAATTTTGCCATTGAATGGATTGGCGGCTATGTGCCACTGGAGACGATCGGATGA
- a CDS encoding DUF3104 domain-containing protein, with protein MGDLVAVRNTGDWWAGQVIHAEGGARCSANSLFQIACVDSGAIRTVNADAVIDILCPREQQSSGPLKTAHNHGHQAERTGQRDQKSNRHGASRKQR; from the coding sequence GTGGGCGATCTGGTTGCCGTGCGCAACACAGGCGACTGGTGGGCGGGCCAGGTGATCCACGCCGAGGGAGGCGCGCGCTGCAGCGCCAACTCGCTGTTTCAGATCGCCTGCGTCGATAGCGGAGCGATCCGCACCGTGAATGCCGACGCCGTGATCGACATCCTTTGTCCGCGCGAACAGCAGAGCTCAGGACCGCTCAAGACGGCGCACAATCACGGCCATCAAGCCGAGCGAACCGGCCAACGCGATCAGAAGAGCAATCGTCATGGAGCGAGCCGGAAACAGCGCTGA
- a CDS encoding CDP-alcohol phosphatidyltransferase family protein, giving the protein MNAAQSRRLADGLTVGRAAIGLPLIVALSLGQPALAWWLLLVGGLSDAADGWLARRAGGGSVWGARLDPLTDKILILAPLLWLGAAESLPLWAIWLLLARELLISGWRAGQGSGGPASWSGKAKTILQFASLLLLLWPDGWGPAGAVAALHLAGFGLFWPSLLLALSSAWGYLRKA; this is encoded by the coding sequence ATGAACGCAGCACAGAGCCGTCGCCTGGCGGATGGCCTCACCGTGGGTCGCGCCGCGATCGGCCTGCCGCTCATCGTGGCCCTCAGCCTTGGCCAGCCGGCCCTGGCCTGGTGGCTGCTGCTTGTGGGTGGCCTGAGCGACGCCGCCGATGGCTGGCTGGCCCGCCGCGCCGGTGGCGGCTCGGTGTGGGGCGCCCGGCTCGATCCCCTCACTGACAAGATCCTGATCCTGGCGCCGCTGCTCTGGCTGGGGGCGGCCGAAAGCCTGCCGCTGTGGGCCATCTGGTTGCTGCTGGCCCGCGAGCTGCTGATCTCCGGCTGGCGGGCAGGCCAGGGCAGCGGCGGGCCTGCCTCCTGGAGCGGCAAAGCGAAAACGATCCTGCAGTTCGCCTCGCTGCTGCTGTTGCTCTGGCCCGATGGCTGGGGTCCCGCCGGCGCAGTGGCTGCACTGCACCTGGCGGGGTTCGGGCTGTTCTGGCCCTCGCTGCTGCTGGCCCTGAGCTCCGCCTGGGGCTATTTGCGCAAGGCCTGA
- the pdeM gene encoding ligase-associated DNA damage response endonuclease PdeM, whose protein sequence is MQPTRLHWQTSELELLPQRALWQAATGLLLVADLHLGKAESFQASGIPLPSDGDLSNLNQLLDLAAQLQPQRVVVLGDLIHSRLGLTAELRSKIRALPELLGCPLELIGGNHDQGSWLEGLAAGPPRRCGDLWLSHEPCTPPEADLLNVAGHVHPVAVLGQGSDRLRLPCFALERQQRQLLLPAFGSLTGGYAVSPAYQRWVIADAQVLAVP, encoded by the coding sequence ATGCAGCCCACAAGGCTGCACTGGCAAACCTCTGAGCTCGAGCTGTTGCCCCAGCGGGCGCTGTGGCAGGCCGCCACCGGCCTGCTGCTGGTGGCGGATCTGCATCTGGGCAAAGCCGAGAGCTTTCAGGCCAGCGGTATCCCGCTGCCCAGCGACGGAGACCTGAGCAATCTCAACCAACTGCTCGATCTGGCGGCGCAGCTGCAACCGCAGCGGGTGGTGGTGCTAGGGGATCTGATCCACAGCCGGCTGGGGCTCACCGCGGAATTGCGCAGCAAGATCCGGGCCCTACCGGAGTTGCTGGGCTGCCCGCTGGAGCTGATCGGCGGCAACCACGATCAGGGCAGCTGGCTGGAAGGGCTTGCGGCAGGGCCGCCGCGGCGCTGCGGCGATCTCTGGCTGAGCCACGAACCCTGCACCCCGCCGGAGGCCGACCTGCTGAATGTGGCGGGCCATGTGCATCCGGTGGCCGTGCTCGGCCAAGGGAGTGATCGCCTGCGCTTGCCCTGTTTCGCGTTGGAGCGCCAGCAGCGCCAGCTGTTGCTTCCCGCCTTCGGAAGCCTCACCGGCGGCTATGCCGTGTCGCCGGCTTACCAACGCTGGGTGATCGCCGATGCCCAGGTGCTGGCGGTGCCCTGA
- a CDS encoding Coq4 family protein, with translation MGRFNEVLRALNNLKLLAAIGRSGGDLASIADLVDSFIDSPQMADCIRRFRATPGGAELMDQRYPPLQPDIARLSQLPSGSLGERYARLITSLGYDPEFFRPRPTDSEAQWLTQRIATTHDIHHVVCGFGTERQGENGVLAVTAAQIGFPAYVLLTSAGQLASFRFQIERFEAISDAVCHGQAIARQAACLAAARWEEGWEKPVSQWRSELGIRDPADAKAYGLAAQLP, from the coding sequence ATGGGACGGTTCAACGAGGTGCTGCGGGCGCTCAACAACCTCAAACTGCTGGCCGCCATCGGCCGCAGCGGCGGCGACCTGGCCAGCATCGCTGACCTGGTGGACAGCTTCATCGACAGCCCCCAGATGGCCGATTGCATCCGCCGCTTCCGCGCCACCCCCGGCGGTGCTGAGTTGATGGATCAGCGCTATCCGCCCCTGCAGCCCGACATCGCGCGGCTCAGCCAACTACCCAGCGGCAGCCTCGGGGAGCGCTACGCACGCCTGATCACCAGCCTCGGCTACGACCCGGAGTTCTTCCGCCCGCGGCCCACCGACAGCGAAGCCCAATGGCTCACCCAGCGCATCGCCACCACCCACGACATCCATCACGTGGTGTGCGGGTTCGGCACGGAGCGCCAGGGTGAAAACGGCGTGCTGGCTGTGACCGCCGCCCAGATCGGCTTCCCGGCCTACGTGTTGCTCACCAGCGCTGGGCAACTGGCCAGCTTTCGGTTCCAAATCGAGCGCTTCGAGGCCATCAGTGATGCCGTCTGCCACGGCCAAGCCATCGCCCGCCAGGCCGCCTGCCTGGCGGCCGCCCGTTGGGAAGAGGGCTGGGAGAAACCCGTGAGCCAGTGGCGCAGCGAGCTGGGCATTCGCGATCCAGCCGATGCGAAGGCCTATGGCCTTGCCGCCCAGCTGCCATGA